The proteins below come from a single Bombus fervidus isolate BK054 chromosome 15, iyBomFerv1, whole genome shotgun sequence genomic window:
- the LOC139994948 gene encoding uncharacterized protein isoform X2: MNYDLDKSRMVSHVIPVAGELQQGNGNLGVAGLGGMQESSHSLKIKQEPFQVSPPSPLPPLHQVSSFVSEMQNGCIGVSKELDSTVSLARGLTSHHASLTHHHSHHSLHSPNSAVSMHSTGSTHHHLDEKGSSPTGALHSTTNSNPSTPSTPSTPTTAADGSSAATATGNTSGSNSDSASKKPPYSYVALIAMAIQHSAQKRATLSEIYAYITARFPYFQKNKKGWQNSIRHNLSLNECFVKVPRDGGGERKGNFWTLDPQYADMFENGNYRRRRRMKRPYRNAPYHKPLFGDPFSPTHVHLGPRNLFGHSPPSYAPSTYPRYDTSAWSLQQSQLSYSHCQSLQPQLQPMQSMQIPTMNGYSQLGTSLSNYLDVPGGTTSSPGSMGSGSFGSSFARRHDAAMTQETVPARCYWPEMVNVKEEPGTVAVSSTSVGGVGVPSGMMGSTTPTGVSTTGFAPMEFQSRSKCFM; encoded by the exons ATGAATTACGACCTGGATAAGTCAAGGATGGTCTCGCACGTCATTCCCGTCGCTGGG GAACTGCAGCAAGGTAATGGAAATTTGGGAGTCGCAGGGTTGGGAGGGATGCAGGAGTCGTCCCACTCATTGAAGATCAAGCAGGAGCCGTTTCAGGTGTCCCCACCGTCACCTCTTCCGCCTCTGCACCAAG TGAGCAGCTTCGTATCAGAGATGCAGAATGGCTGTATCGGCGTGTCGAAGGAGCTGGACTCCACGGTGAGCCTCGCGAGAGGGCTGACATCGCACCACGCCTCCCTGACTCATCATCACTCTCACCATAGTCTTCACAGCCCGAATTCTGCGGTGTCTATGCACTCCACAGGTTCCACTCATCATCACCTCGATGAAAAAGGATCATCCCCGACCGGAGCTCTTCACAGCACCACGAACAGCAATCCTTCGACACCGTCGACACCCTCGACGCCTACCACAGCGGCAGATGGGTCCTCCGCAGCGACTGCAACAGGAAATACAAGTGGTAGCAACAGCGATTCCGCTAGCAAGAAACCTCCGTACAGTTACGTCGCTCTAATTGCTATGGCGATTCAACATAGTGCTCAGAAGAGGGCGACCTTGAGTGAGATTTATGCTTACATCACTGCCAGGTTTCCATATTTTCAGAAGAATAAGAAAGGTTGGCAGAACTCTATCAGGCATAATCTGTCCTTGAACGAATGCTTCGTGAAGGTACCTCGTGATGGAGGTggcgagagaaaaggaaatttctGGACTCTCG ATCCCCAATACGCGGACATGTTTGAAAATGGTAACTACAGAAGACGTAGACGCATGAAGCGACCATACAGGAATGCACCGTATCATAAACCGCTATTTGGCGATCCTTTCTCTCCAACACACGTTCATTTAGGTCCTAGGAACTTGTTTGGTCACTCTCCGCCATCTTATGCTCCGTCTACATATCCCAGATACGACACAAG TGCTTGGAGTCTTCAGCAATCTCAGCTGTCCTACAGTCACTGTCAATCA CTTCAGCCACAGTTGCAGCCAATGCAGTCCATGCAGATCCCAACCATGAATGGCTACAGTCAATTAGGCACCTCGTTAA GCAATTATTTGGATGTTCCAGGTGGAACCACGAGTTCCCCAGGTTCCATGGGTAGTGGTTCCTTTGGTAGCAGCTTCGCTAGAAGGCATGACGCCGCCATGACCCAGGAAACCGTACCTGCCAGGTGCTATTGGCCAGAAA TGGTGAACGTAAAGGAGGAGCCGGGAACCGTGGCAGTATCTAGCACTAGCGTGGGTGGTGTGGGTGTTCCTTCAGGAATGATGGGATCTACAACTCCAACAGGAGTTTCTACGACCGGATTCGCGCCCATGGAGTTTCAATCTCGGTCCAAGTGCTTCATGTGA
- the LOC139994948 gene encoding uncharacterized protein isoform X4, which translates to MWSRRCRVAEDLQLQSVSSFVSEMQNGCIGVSKELDSTVSLARGLTSHHASLTHHHSHHSLHSPNSAVSMHSTGSTHHHLDEKGSSPTGALHSTTNSNPSTPSTPSTPTTAADGSSAATATGNTSGSNSDSASKKPPYSYVALIAMAIQHSAQKRATLSEIYAYITARFPYFQKNKKGWQNSIRHNLSLNECFVKVPRDGGGERKGNFWTLDPQYADMFENGNYRRRRRMKRPYRNAPYHKPLFGDPFSPTHVHLGPRNLFGHSPPSYAPSTYPRYDTSAWSLQQSQLSYSHCQSLQPQLQPMQSMQIPTMNGYSQLGTSLTFQGNYLDVPGGTTSSPGSMGSGSFGSSFARRHDAAMTQETVPARCYWPEMVNVKEEPGTVAVSSTSVGGVGVPSGMMGSTTPTGVSTTGFAPMEFQSRSKCFM; encoded by the exons ATGTGGTCTCGTAGGTGTCGCGTAGCAGAGGATCTCCAGTTGCAGTCAG TGAGCAGCTTCGTATCAGAGATGCAGAATGGCTGTATCGGCGTGTCGAAGGAGCTGGACTCCACGGTGAGCCTCGCGAGAGGGCTGACATCGCACCACGCCTCCCTGACTCATCATCACTCTCACCATAGTCTTCACAGCCCGAATTCTGCGGTGTCTATGCACTCCACAGGTTCCACTCATCATCACCTCGATGAAAAAGGATCATCCCCGACCGGAGCTCTTCACAGCACCACGAACAGCAATCCTTCGACACCGTCGACACCCTCGACGCCTACCACAGCGGCAGATGGGTCCTCCGCAGCGACTGCAACAGGAAATACAAGTGGTAGCAACAGCGATTCCGCTAGCAAGAAACCTCCGTACAGTTACGTCGCTCTAATTGCTATGGCGATTCAACATAGTGCTCAGAAGAGGGCGACCTTGAGTGAGATTTATGCTTACATCACTGCCAGGTTTCCATATTTTCAGAAGAATAAGAAAGGTTGGCAGAACTCTATCAGGCATAATCTGTCCTTGAACGAATGCTTCGTGAAGGTACCTCGTGATGGAGGTggcgagagaaaaggaaatttctGGACTCTCG ATCCCCAATACGCGGACATGTTTGAAAATGGTAACTACAGAAGACGTAGACGCATGAAGCGACCATACAGGAATGCACCGTATCATAAACCGCTATTTGGCGATCCTTTCTCTCCAACACACGTTCATTTAGGTCCTAGGAACTTGTTTGGTCACTCTCCGCCATCTTATGCTCCGTCTACATATCCCAGATACGACACAAG TGCTTGGAGTCTTCAGCAATCTCAGCTGTCCTACAGTCACTGTCAATCA CTTCAGCCACAGTTGCAGCCAATGCAGTCCATGCAGATCCCAACCATGAATGGCTACAGTCAATTAGGCACCTCGTTAA CGTTTCAAGGCAATTATTTGGATGTTCCAGGTGGAACCACGAGTTCCCCAGGTTCCATGGGTAGTGGTTCCTTTGGTAGCAGCTTCGCTAGAAGGCATGACGCCGCCATGACCCAGGAAACCGTACCTGCCAGGTGCTATTGGCCAGAAA TGGTGAACGTAAAGGAGGAGCCGGGAACCGTGGCAGTATCTAGCACTAGCGTGGGTGGTGTGGGTGTTCCTTCAGGAATGATGGGATCTACAACTCCAACAGGAGTTTCTACGACCGGATTCGCGCCCATGGAGTTTCAATCTCGGTCCAAGTGCTTCATGTGA
- the LOC139994948 gene encoding uncharacterized protein isoform X3: protein MNYDLDKSRMVSHVIPVAGELQQGNGNLGVAGLGGMQESSHSLKIKQEPFQVSPPSPLPPLHQVSSFVSEMQNGCIGVSKELDSTVSLARGLTSHHASLTHHHSHHSLHSPNSAVSMHSTGSTHHHLDEKGSSPTGALHSTTNSNPSTPSTPSTPTTAADGSSAATATGNTSGSNSDSASKKPPYSYVALIAMAIQHSAQKRATLSEIYAYITARFPYFQKNKKGWQNSIRHNLSLNECFVKVPRDGGGERKGNFWTLDPQYADMFENGNYRRRRRMKRPYRNAPYHKPLFGDPFSPTHVHLGPRNLFGHSPPSYAPSTYPRYDTSAWSLQQSQLSYSHCQSLQPQLQPMQSMQIPTMNGYSQLGTSLSGTTSSPGSMGSGSFGSSFARRHDAAMTQETVPARCYWPEMVNVKEEPGTVAVSSTSVGGVGVPSGMMGSTTPTGVSTTGFAPMEFQSRSKCFM from the exons ATGAATTACGACCTGGATAAGTCAAGGATGGTCTCGCACGTCATTCCCGTCGCTGGG GAACTGCAGCAAGGTAATGGAAATTTGGGAGTCGCAGGGTTGGGAGGGATGCAGGAGTCGTCCCACTCATTGAAGATCAAGCAGGAGCCGTTTCAGGTGTCCCCACCGTCACCTCTTCCGCCTCTGCACCAAG TGAGCAGCTTCGTATCAGAGATGCAGAATGGCTGTATCGGCGTGTCGAAGGAGCTGGACTCCACGGTGAGCCTCGCGAGAGGGCTGACATCGCACCACGCCTCCCTGACTCATCATCACTCTCACCATAGTCTTCACAGCCCGAATTCTGCGGTGTCTATGCACTCCACAGGTTCCACTCATCATCACCTCGATGAAAAAGGATCATCCCCGACCGGAGCTCTTCACAGCACCACGAACAGCAATCCTTCGACACCGTCGACACCCTCGACGCCTACCACAGCGGCAGATGGGTCCTCCGCAGCGACTGCAACAGGAAATACAAGTGGTAGCAACAGCGATTCCGCTAGCAAGAAACCTCCGTACAGTTACGTCGCTCTAATTGCTATGGCGATTCAACATAGTGCTCAGAAGAGGGCGACCTTGAGTGAGATTTATGCTTACATCACTGCCAGGTTTCCATATTTTCAGAAGAATAAGAAAGGTTGGCAGAACTCTATCAGGCATAATCTGTCCTTGAACGAATGCTTCGTGAAGGTACCTCGTGATGGAGGTggcgagagaaaaggaaatttctGGACTCTCG ATCCCCAATACGCGGACATGTTTGAAAATGGTAACTACAGAAGACGTAGACGCATGAAGCGACCATACAGGAATGCACCGTATCATAAACCGCTATTTGGCGATCCTTTCTCTCCAACACACGTTCATTTAGGTCCTAGGAACTTGTTTGGTCACTCTCCGCCATCTTATGCTCCGTCTACATATCCCAGATACGACACAAG TGCTTGGAGTCTTCAGCAATCTCAGCTGTCCTACAGTCACTGTCAATCA CTTCAGCCACAGTTGCAGCCAATGCAGTCCATGCAGATCCCAACCATGAATGGCTACAGTCAATTAGGCACCTCGTTAA GTGGAACCACGAGTTCCCCAGGTTCCATGGGTAGTGGTTCCTTTGGTAGCAGCTTCGCTAGAAGGCATGACGCCGCCATGACCCAGGAAACCGTACCTGCCAGGTGCTATTGGCCAGAAA TGGTGAACGTAAAGGAGGAGCCGGGAACCGTGGCAGTATCTAGCACTAGCGTGGGTGGTGTGGGTGTTCCTTCAGGAATGATGGGATCTACAACTCCAACAGGAGTTTCTACGACCGGATTCGCGCCCATGGAGTTTCAATCTCGGTCCAAGTGCTTCATGTGA
- the LOC139994948 gene encoding uncharacterized protein isoform X1, whose amino-acid sequence MNYDLDKSRMVSHVIPVAGELQQGNGNLGVAGLGGMQESSHSLKIKQEPFQVSPPSPLPPLHQVSSFVSEMQNGCIGVSKELDSTVSLARGLTSHHASLTHHHSHHSLHSPNSAVSMHSTGSTHHHLDEKGSSPTGALHSTTNSNPSTPSTPSTPTTAADGSSAATATGNTSGSNSDSASKKPPYSYVALIAMAIQHSAQKRATLSEIYAYITARFPYFQKNKKGWQNSIRHNLSLNECFVKVPRDGGGERKGNFWTLDPQYADMFENGNYRRRRRMKRPYRNAPYHKPLFGDPFSPTHVHLGPRNLFGHSPPSYAPSTYPRYDTSAWSLQQSQLSYSHCQSLQPQLQPMQSMQIPTMNGYSQLGTSLTFQGNYLDVPGGTTSSPGSMGSGSFGSSFARRHDAAMTQETVPARCYWPEMVNVKEEPGTVAVSSTSVGGVGVPSGMMGSTTPTGVSTTGFAPMEFQSRSKCFM is encoded by the exons ATGAATTACGACCTGGATAAGTCAAGGATGGTCTCGCACGTCATTCCCGTCGCTGGG GAACTGCAGCAAGGTAATGGAAATTTGGGAGTCGCAGGGTTGGGAGGGATGCAGGAGTCGTCCCACTCATTGAAGATCAAGCAGGAGCCGTTTCAGGTGTCCCCACCGTCACCTCTTCCGCCTCTGCACCAAG TGAGCAGCTTCGTATCAGAGATGCAGAATGGCTGTATCGGCGTGTCGAAGGAGCTGGACTCCACGGTGAGCCTCGCGAGAGGGCTGACATCGCACCACGCCTCCCTGACTCATCATCACTCTCACCATAGTCTTCACAGCCCGAATTCTGCGGTGTCTATGCACTCCACAGGTTCCACTCATCATCACCTCGATGAAAAAGGATCATCCCCGACCGGAGCTCTTCACAGCACCACGAACAGCAATCCTTCGACACCGTCGACACCCTCGACGCCTACCACAGCGGCAGATGGGTCCTCCGCAGCGACTGCAACAGGAAATACAAGTGGTAGCAACAGCGATTCCGCTAGCAAGAAACCTCCGTACAGTTACGTCGCTCTAATTGCTATGGCGATTCAACATAGTGCTCAGAAGAGGGCGACCTTGAGTGAGATTTATGCTTACATCACTGCCAGGTTTCCATATTTTCAGAAGAATAAGAAAGGTTGGCAGAACTCTATCAGGCATAATCTGTCCTTGAACGAATGCTTCGTGAAGGTACCTCGTGATGGAGGTggcgagagaaaaggaaatttctGGACTCTCG ATCCCCAATACGCGGACATGTTTGAAAATGGTAACTACAGAAGACGTAGACGCATGAAGCGACCATACAGGAATGCACCGTATCATAAACCGCTATTTGGCGATCCTTTCTCTCCAACACACGTTCATTTAGGTCCTAGGAACTTGTTTGGTCACTCTCCGCCATCTTATGCTCCGTCTACATATCCCAGATACGACACAAG TGCTTGGAGTCTTCAGCAATCTCAGCTGTCCTACAGTCACTGTCAATCA CTTCAGCCACAGTTGCAGCCAATGCAGTCCATGCAGATCCCAACCATGAATGGCTACAGTCAATTAGGCACCTCGTTAA CGTTTCAAGGCAATTATTTGGATGTTCCAGGTGGAACCACGAGTTCCCCAGGTTCCATGGGTAGTGGTTCCTTTGGTAGCAGCTTCGCTAGAAGGCATGACGCCGCCATGACCCAGGAAACCGTACCTGCCAGGTGCTATTGGCCAGAAA TGGTGAACGTAAAGGAGGAGCCGGGAACCGTGGCAGTATCTAGCACTAGCGTGGGTGGTGTGGGTGTTCCTTCAGGAATGATGGGATCTACAACTCCAACAGGAGTTTCTACGACCGGATTCGCGCCCATGGAGTTTCAATCTCGGTCCAAGTGCTTCATGTGA